One Osmerus mordax isolate fOsmMor3 chromosome 16, fOsmMor3.pri, whole genome shotgun sequence genomic window carries:
- the rps15 gene encoding 40S ribosomal protein S15 — MADTEIKKKRTFRKFTFRGVDLDQLLDMSYEQLMQLYCARQRRRLNRGLRRKQQSLLKRLRKAKKEAPPMEKPEVVKTHLRDMVILPEMVGSMVGVYNGKTFNQVEIKPEMCGHYLGEFSITYKPVKHGRPGIGATHSSRFIPLK; from the exons ATG GCGGATACCGAGATCAAGAAGAAGCGGACCTTCAGGAAGTTCACCTTCCGCGGCGTGGATCTGGACCAGCTCCTGGACATGTCCTA TGAGCAGCTGATGCAGCTGTACTGTGCCCGCCAGCGGCGGCGGCTGAACCGGGGGCTTCGCCGCAAGCAGCAGTCCCTCCTGAAGCGACTCCGCAAGGCCAAGAAGGAGGCTCCGCCCATGGAGAAGCCTGAGGTGGTGAAGACTCACTTGAGAGACATGGTCATCCTGCCAGAGATGGTGGGTTCCATGGTGGGAGTCTACAACGGCAAGACCTTCAACCAGGTGGAGATCAAG ccTGAGATGTGTGGGCACTACCTGGGGGAGTTCTCCATCACATACAAGCCGGTGAAGCACGGGCGCCCTGGCATTGGAGCCACTCACTCCTCCCGCTTCATCCCTCTGAAGTAG
- the cnn2 gene encoding LOW QUALITY PROTEIN: calponin-2 (The sequence of the model RefSeq protein was modified relative to this genomic sequence to represent the inferred CDS: inserted 2 bases in 2 codons; substituted 1 base at 1 genomic stop codon), with product MSGFNRGPAYGFSAEVKSKIAQKYDSQREEELRVWIEDVTGCSVGDDFQKGLKNXVILCNLINKLQPGSXKKINQSSMNWHQLENLTNFIKAITMYGLKPHDIFEANDLFESGNMTQVQTTLLALAGMAKTKGQLSRVDIGVKYADXQERAFDDEKMKAGQCVIGLQMGTNKCASQAGMNAYGTRRHLYDPKAHILPPMDNSTISLQMGTNKGASQVGLRGMTAPGTRRAIYDQKLGMDKCDNSTMSLQMGSNQGASQRGQNFGLGRQIYDAKYCPKNQEGGGDNEAGAREYVPDYHDEGYQGYQQEEAVVYQEEGPEY from the exons ATGTCGGGCTTTAATAGAGGACCTGCCTACGGGTTTTCCGCCGAAGTAAAGAGCAAG ATTGCTCAGAAGTACGACtctcagagggaggaggagctgagggtcTGGATTGAGGACGTGACCGGCTGTTCCGTCGGAGACGACTTCCAGAAAGGCCTGAAAAATTGAGTCATTTTGTGCAA cCTGATCAACAAACTCCAACCTGGCT GTAAAAAGATAAACCAGTCCTCCATGAACTGGCACCAG CTGGAGAACCTGACCAACTTCATCAAAGCAATCACCATGTACGGTCTGAAACCCCACGACATCTTTGAGGCCAACGACCTGTTTGAGAGCGGCAACATGACCCAAGTCCAGACCACACTGCTGGCCCTGGCAGgcatg GCTAAGACCAAGGGTCAGCTGTCCAGAGTGGACATCGGAGTAAAGTATGCTG AACAGGAGAGAGCCTTCGATGACGAGAAGATGAAGGCTGGACAGTGTGTGATTGGACTACAG atgggCACCAACAAGTGTGCCAGCCAGGCGGGCATGAATGCCTACGGCACAAGGAGGCACCTGTACGACCCCAAGGCCCACATCCTGCCCCCCATGGACAACTCCACCATCAGCCTGCAGATGGGAACCAACAAGGGGGCCAGCCAGGTAGGCCT gcggGGCATGACAGCCCCAGGGACACGGCGTGCCATCTACGACCAGAAGCTGGGCATGGATAAGTGTGACAACAGCACCATGTCGCTGCAGATGGGCTCCAACCAGGGAGCCAGCCAGCGTGGACAGAACTTTGGGCTGGGCCGCCAGATCTACGACGCCAAGTACTGCCCCAAGAaccaggaggggggcggggataACGAAGCGGGGGCCAGGGAGTACGTCCCTGACTACCATGACGAGGGTTACCAAGGATACCAgcaggaggaggcggtggtatACCAGGAGGAGGGGCCAGAGTATTAG
- the crsp7 gene encoding LOW QUALITY PROTEIN: mediator of RNA polymerase II transcription subunit 26 (The sequence of the model RefSeq protein was modified relative to this genomic sequence to represent the inferred CDS: deleted 1 base in 1 codon) — MTTASATPQQMRDRLLEAIDSHSNIHNMVAVLEVITYLEKYPITKEALEETRLGKLINDVRKCSGDEDLARRAKKLLRSWQRLIQPGAEPARGGGASTPSTANGGAHPCRTEVPPPVSLAGRGVSLAGRGGPEVRVRHDVHNTYSPKAEKSSRKRRGASPPAKLPRTLEHHSSSPLTNGVARSPGAPPEGALPERAWTEPQLDQDKHSRIPVNAVKPRPSSPSSPRAPGALALPTAALDEGVDAYQTGGGACQTGGGACQTGGRAYQARSPRCLSSSPRSARQETLSKRSLTNTPRGPSPSQPSASPARVPCVEGPPSAPTHTHWSSSLDNNSPYNTTTLDPPSVSLSPTSSHTPDGCPPLRPSPPPPSSGSPAPSDRKRRRKYRSRDYSVNLGGQNTDATKPVRLKERRITFDPVTGQIKPMVHREPSHSDVAPSPPPPELQPRTERTLHPPAPAPSPTPSTFQHTNWKELSRNEIIRSYLSLQSSVLTSSGTPSTQSLLSGCLRQEDSQAREGRKTHVLQTTGSASGREGGEVKGEEVSRVHTQHWPGVNGCYDTQEVWYDWTQCISLDPHGDESRLHILPYVCLD; from the exons ATGACAACGGCTTCAGCAACTCCGCAGCAGATGAGAGACCGGCTGCTTGAGGCCATCGATAGCCACAGCAAT ATTCACAACATGGTGGCTGTATTAGAAGTAATCACCTATTTGGAGAAGTACCCCATTACCAAAGAAGCACTTGAG GAGACGCGGCTGGGGAAGCTGATCAACGACGTGAGGAAGTGTAGTGGAGATGAGGACCTGGCGCGCCGTGCCAAGAAGCTGCTGCGCAGCTGGCAGAGGCTGATCCAgccaggggcggagccagcccgggggggaggagcctccacaccctccacagcCAATGGTGGGGCTCACCCCTGCCGGACAGAAGTCCCTCCCCCCGTGTCGCTGGCAGGAAGGGGTGTGTCGCTGGCCGGAAGGGGCGGGCCGGAGGTGCGAGTCCGACATGACGTCCACAACACCTACTCCCCGAAGGCGGAGAAATCGAGCCGTAAGCGTCGGGGCGCCTCGCCTCCTGCCAAGCTGCCCAGGACCCTCGAGCACCACTCCTCCTCGCCACTGACCAATGGGGTCGCCAGGAGCCCCGGGGCTCCGCCTGAGGGGGCTTTGCCTGAGCGGGCCTGGACAGAACCACAGCTTGACCAGGACAAGCACAGCAGGATCCCAGTGAACGCTGTGAAGCCGCGCCCCAGCTCCCCCAGCAGCCCGCGGGCCCCTGGTGCCCTGGCGCTGCCGACAGCTGCACTGGACGAGGGGGTTGATGCCTACCagacagggggcggggcctgccagacagggggcggggcctgccAGACAGGGGGCAGGGCCTATCAGGCCCGTAGCCCGcgctgcctctcctccagcccccgcaGTGCAAGACAGGAGACTCTTTCTAAACGCTCTCTAACCAACACCCCCCGAGGCCCaagcccctcccagccctcagcctcccctgccaGGGTGCCCTGTGTGGAGGGGCCCCCCTcggcccccacgcacacacactggtccaGTTCCTTAGACAATAACTCCCCTTACAACACCACCACACTggaccccccctctgtctccctgtcccccacTTCCTCACACACGCCTGATGGCTGtccgcccctccgcccctcg cccccccccccctcctctgggagCCCTGCCCCCTCAGACAGGAAGCGGAGGAGGAAGTACCGCTCCAGAGACTACTCTGTGAACCTGGGGGGCCAGAACACAGACGCCACCAAGCCCGTCAGGCTAAAGGAACGCAGGATCACCTTTGACCCTGTGACGGGACAGATCAAGCCCATGGTGCACAGAGAGCCCTCCCACTCAGATGTGGCCCCCAGCCCGCCCCCCCCTGAACTCCAGCCCAGGACAGAGAGGACCCTGcatccccctgcccccgccccctctccgaCCCCCAGCACCTTCCAACACACAAACTGGAAGGAGCTTTCCCGTAACGAGATCATCCGGTCATACCTGAGCCTCCAGAGCAGCGTCCTCACCTCCTCCGGGACTCCCAGCACTCAATCCCTCCTGTCTGGCTGCCTTCGTCAGGAGGACAGCCAGGCCCGGGAGGGCAGGAAGACCCACGTGCTGCAGACCACCGGCTCGGCCtctgggcgggaggggggggaggtgaagggggaggaggtgagcagggtACACACGCAGCACTGGCCCGGGGTCAACGGCTGCTACGACACTCAAGAGGTCTGGTACGACTGGACACAGTGCATCTCCCTGGACCCCCACGGGGACGAGAGCAGACTCCACATCCTGCCCTACGTCTGCCTGGACTGA
- the crtc1a gene encoding CREB-regulated transcription coactivator 1 yields MATSNNPRKFSEKIALHTQKQAEETAAFDEVMKDLSITRAARLQRQNMQYLQLGSSRGQCYGGSLPNVNQISSSAIDLPFQTAFLPAGQDSSRSTRRHGLVERVYRDRGRITSPHRRPLALDKNGRKIDSCPYGSVYLSPPPDTSWRRTNSDSALHQSTLSPALQAADSQELPSKRVLLLTLPNEQDNAPNPNDTEGLNHHWDGKKSISCSKPCKVPGINIFLSPDQEMLGLTSLVSAGPGTGGSLPDLTTMQFPPPLHPPLDPEEQGSSSNSTGDLAALDTDRLQLSPALPPPLTLSQAIDTMTLEQHLSQYAFYLPVTAQDQDQDMTESQTPPGLVQLLQQLPSFSSSQGPASGSMDNSSYRSRLGSSALPSPTSPVSNQAFSPGSSPQHSSSLASVFSDLYDQQMSSRHTSALSLQLEQFNMIDSSLGSASLYGPASTLNYTQAAMMGLTGSHGNLQESPQLGYSSHGNIPNIILTVTEESASHLAKEFASSLSSDSFDVDAAFPLDELKIDPLTLDGLHMLHDPDMVLADPATEDTFRLDRL; encoded by the exons ATGGCGACATCGAATAATCCACGGAAATTCAGCGAGAAAATCGCTTTACATACCCAAAAGCAAGCAGAGGAGACGGCGGCGTTTGACGAAGTGATGAAAGACCTGAGCATTACCCGAGCGGCGAGG TTGCAGAGGCAGAATATGCAGTACCTGCAGCTGGGGTccagtagggggcagtgttaTGGCGGCTCTCTGCCCAACGTCAACCAGATCAGCAGCAGCGCCATCGACCTTCCCTTCCAG acagcatTTCTCCCTGCGGGGCAGGACAGCAGCCGCAGCACCCGGCGCCACGGCCTTGTGGAGCGGGTGTACCGGGACCGCGGCCGCATCACCTCTCCGCACCGCCGCCCCCTGGCGCTGGACAAGAACGGCCGGAAG ATAGACAGCTGTCCCTATGGTTCAGTCTACctgtcacctccaccagacacaAGCTGGAGAAG GACCAACTCTGACTCTGCGCTGCACCAGAGCACGCTAAGCCCCGCCTTGCAGGCTGCCGACTCACAGGAGCTGCCGTCAAAACGAG TGCTTCTGCTAACCCTACCTAACGAGCAGGACAACGCACCTAACCCTAACGACACAGAGGGACTGAACCACCACTGGGATGGCAAAAAG AGCATTTCCTGCTCCAAGCCCTGCAAAGTTCCAGGGATCAA CATTTTCCTCTCCCCGGACCAGGAGATGTTAGGGTTAACCTCTCTGGTGTCGGCGGGCCCGGGTACCGGGGGCTCCCTCCCAGACCTCACCACCATGCAGTTCCCCCCGCCGCTGCACCCACCACTGGACCCAGAGGAGCAGGGCAGCTCCTCCAACAGCACCGGGGACCTTGCTGCCCTGGACACAGACCGCCTCCagctctcccctgccctgcctccccccctcaccctctctcag GCTATCGACACCATGACTCTGGAGCAGCATCTGTCCCAGTATGCCTTCTACCTCCCAGTCACtgcccaggaccaggaccaggatatGACCGAGAGCCAGACCCCCCCTGGCCTGGtccagctcctgcagcagctgccCTCCTTCAGCAGCTCCCAGGGTCCAGCCTCCGGCAGCATGGACAACAGCTCG TACCGCTCCAGGCTAGGGTCCTCAGCGCTCCCGTCTCCAACATCTCCCGTCTCCAATCAAGCCTTCTCCCCTGGCAGCTCCCCTCAA cataGCTCATCTCTGGCCAGTGTGTTCTCTGACCTGTACGACCAGCAGATGAGTTCCAGGCACACCAGCGCCCTCTCCCTGCAG CTTGAGCAGTTCAACATGATTGACAGCTCATTAGGCTCTGCCTCCCTCTACGGACCCGCCTCCACCCTCAACTACACCCAGGCTgccatgatgggcctgaccggTAGTCATGGCAACCTGCAGGAATCCCCCCAACTGGGCTACAGTAGCCATGGCAACATCCCCAACATCATCCTGACAG tGACAGAGGAGTCGGCCAGCCACCTGGCTAAAGAGTTCGCCAGCTCCTTGTCCTCTGACAGCTTCGATGTGGATGCTGCATTCCCATTGGATGAGCTGAAGATTGACCCTCTGACTCTGGATGGTCTACACATGCTCCATGACCCAGACATGGTGCTGGCTGACCCTGCCACTGAGGACACCTTCCGGCTCGACCGCCTGTAG